The following coding sequences lie in one Spinacia oleracea cultivar Varoflay chromosome 1, BTI_SOV_V1, whole genome shotgun sequence genomic window:
- the LOC110775731 gene encoding uncharacterized protein — translation MVRWYPPPLDTFKLNFDGSCKSSSAAAGIIIRDNIGQPITAYTYNLGHSQAFMAEASDLHKGIQEAKRLNIRRLYIEGDNLLIINSVKGIWSTPWKLHNIINDIKSLLLTFDIWEIKHIFRETNRAAD, via the coding sequence ATGGTTCGTTGGTATCCCCCTCCATTGGATACCTTCAAACTTAACTTTGATGGTTCTTGTAAATCTTCTTCAGCAGCAGCAGGAATCATTATCAGAGACAACATTGGTCAACCTATTACGGCCTATACCTACAATCTTGGTCATTCTCAAGCCTTTATGGCCGAAGCTAGTGATCTTCACAAAGGTATCCAAGAAGCCAAGCGACTCAATATCAGAAGACTATACATTGAAGGTGACAACCTTCTCATCATCAACTCAGTTAAAGGAATATGGTCAACTCCGTGGAAGCTTCACAACATCATCAATGACATAAAAAGTCTCCTCCTCACTTTCGACATATGGGAAATTAAGCATATTTTCAGAGAAACAAATAGAGCAGCCGACTGA